A single region of the Corallincola holothuriorum genome encodes:
- a CDS encoding DUF2989 domain-containing protein, producing the protein MLRRIQLGVAMYFRQFLVIACVMLLSSCEDLGSVRGICKKFPELCDDLNKDGWCRYERADLIKQRYQVQVSPSGDNRYQLLMHLEDYRDCIERASQIQHSNNKEQTTQRVNGYLAALAQIEKVSAETEGDTTSDLLYYHWSRHGDKKAHQLLLEQDAKGLLERTDMQMRLASAYSKSEPQVAVNKLYKALYLSQGETKYQASIITMLATIFTQQRKNELAYLWMKIGELAEVESIDIEANSRYLRVNTEQRRALDQRAEEIYDTLKEGKFSLPEPKI; encoded by the coding sequence ATGTTGCGGCGTATTCAGCTCGGAGTCGCCATGTATTTTCGTCAGTTTTTAGTCATCGCTTGCGTAATGCTACTTTCTTCCTGTGAGGACTTAGGGAGTGTAAGGGGCATATGCAAAAAATTCCCAGAACTATGTGACGATCTGAATAAGGACGGCTGGTGTAGATATGAGCGCGCCGACCTTATCAAGCAACGCTATCAAGTCCAAGTCTCTCCCTCAGGTGACAATAGATACCAACTATTGATGCATCTAGAGGACTACCGTGACTGTATAGAGCGCGCCTCCCAAATCCAGCACAGCAACAACAAAGAGCAAACAACACAGCGCGTCAATGGTTATCTCGCGGCACTGGCACAGATAGAGAAAGTTAGTGCAGAAACCGAAGGGGATACAACTTCCGATCTACTCTATTACCACTGGAGCAGACACGGTGATAAGAAAGCGCATCAACTTTTGTTAGAGCAAGATGCAAAAGGCTTGCTAGAGCGCACTGACATGCAAATGCGCCTCGCAAGCGCATATAGCAAGAGCGAGCCACAAGTCGCAGTTAACAAGCTATACAAGGCGCTTTACCTGAGCCAAGGGGAAACCAAGTACCAAGCCAGCATCATCACTATGTTAGCGACCATTTTTACCCAGCAACGGAAAAATGAACTCGCCTACCTATGGATGAAGATAGGCGAACTGGCTGAAGTTGAATCTATAGATATCGAAGCAAACAGTAGATATTTAAGGGTCAACACAGAGCAACGCAGAGCACTAGACCAAAGAGCAGAAGAGATTTATGACACCCTAAAAGAGGGAAAATTTAGCCTGCCGGAACCCAAAATTTAA
- a CDS encoding DegT/DnrJ/EryC1/StrS family aminotransferase gives MPGFELFGPEEQKEVKDVMEQGFTFRYNFDAMRNGHWKARDMEQMLQEKMGVKHAHLLSSGTAALQTALAASGIGAGDEVIVPPFTFVASVEAVIMAGAVPVFAEIDETLCLSPEGIKAAITPRTRAVNLVHMCGSMAKMDEIKAICKEHDLVLMEDACQAIGGSYKGQMLGSIGDVGCFSFDSVKTITCGEGGAVITNNEAIYNHSHMFTDHGHDHVGSDRGAESHPIMGLNFRISEMNAAVGVAQLRKLDKIVEIQRRNKKLIKSAMADIADISFREIPDESGDSAGFLSFMLPTEARAVEINQKLAENGVDGCFYWYVNNWHYLKNWSHIQNLKSPAKLAIELLPERPDYTQVSTPKSDAIMSRTISMLIKLSWSEEEIAQRIENIKKAFA, from the coding sequence ATGCCTGGTTTTGAGTTATTCGGTCCCGAAGAGCAGAAAGAAGTTAAAGACGTAATGGAGCAGGGGTTCACCTTCCGTTACAACTTTGATGCCATGCGAAACGGTCATTGGAAGGCACGCGATATGGAGCAGATGCTCCAGGAAAAGATGGGTGTTAAACACGCGCACCTACTATCCAGTGGTACCGCTGCGTTACAGACCGCTTTAGCTGCATCGGGCATTGGTGCCGGTGATGAGGTGATTGTACCGCCGTTCACTTTTGTTGCTTCCGTCGAAGCTGTCATTATGGCCGGTGCTGTCCCCGTCTTCGCAGAAATTGATGAAACTCTATGTTTATCTCCCGAAGGGATTAAGGCCGCCATTACGCCACGTACTCGCGCGGTTAATTTAGTACATATGTGTGGCTCCATGGCGAAGATGGACGAGATTAAAGCTATCTGTAAGGAACATGATCTGGTTCTGATGGAAGACGCTTGTCAAGCCATTGGTGGTAGCTACAAAGGTCAGATGCTAGGCAGTATCGGTGATGTAGGTTGCTTCTCTTTTGATTCGGTGAAGACCATTACGTGCGGTGAAGGTGGCGCGGTTATCACCAACAATGAGGCTATCTATAATCATAGCCACATGTTTACTGACCATGGTCACGATCATGTGGGTAGTGATCGTGGCGCTGAAAGTCATCCCATCATGGGCTTGAACTTCCGTATCTCAGAGATGAATGCGGCCGTTGGTGTGGCGCAGTTACGTAAGCTGGACAAGATTGTTGAGATCCAGCGCCGCAATAAGAAGCTGATCAAAAGTGCGATGGCGGATATTGCTGATATCAGTTTTAGAGAGATCCCTGACGAGTCTGGTGATTCAGCGGGCTTCTTGAGTTTTATGCTTCCTACAGAAGCGCGTGCGGTAGAGATTAACCAAAAATTAGCTGAAAACGGCGTAGATGGTTGTTTCTATTGGTATGTGAACAACTGGCATTACTTGAAAAACTGGTCGCATATTCAAAATCTAAAGTCACCCGCCAAATTGGCGATAGAACTCTTACCAGAGCGTCCTGACTATACTCAAGTCTCCACGCCTAAGTCTGACGCTATCATGAGTCGCACGATTTCGATGTTGATTAAGCTGTCTTGGAGTGAAGAAGAGATCGCGCAACGTATAGAGAACATTAAGAAAGCTTTTGCCTAA